The Apis mellifera strain DH4 linkage group LG8, Amel_HAv3.1, whole genome shotgun sequence genome contains a region encoding:
- the LOC102656215 gene encoding NADH dehydrogenase [ubiquinone] 1 alpha subcomplex assembly factor 3, which translates to MVLINNLFMLRQLIQNIRLFHNSKITKGYEGPGKTTMDILNIQNNKKILINKCLPIGFKLNDNSLILGPLAIFPEIILAWNINSTKDINEATLSLFTILYPTLDLLILGLESNYEYKRILEIKKILLKYQIKTEILPVEHACGIYNFLKSDGRYVAAGLIPPLSKKFNSHQKPLQKSPKKLTEEKNLIDT; encoded by the exons atggttttgattaataatttatttatgttaaggcaattaatacaaaatattag atTATTCCATAactcaaaaattacaaaaggaTATGAAGGACCTGGTAAGACTACAATGGATATtctcaatattcaaaataataaaaaaattttaataaataagtgtttaccg ataggatttaaattgaatgacaattcattaattttgggTCCTCTTGCAATTTTTCCTGAAATAATTTTGGCCTGGaatataaattctacaaaagatattaatgaaGCCACTTTATCTTTATTCACTATTTTATATCCAACACTAGATCTTTTGATTTTAGGCCTTGAatctaattatgaatataaaagaattttagaaataaaaaaaatacttttgaaatACCAGATTAAAACTGAGATACTTCCAGTGGAACATGCTTGtggtatttataattttttaaaatctgatgGAAGATATGTTGCAGCAGGTTTAATACCtccattatctaaaaaatttaattctcatcAGAAGCCACTTCAAAAATCACCTAAAAAATTaactgaagaaaaaaatttaatagatacttaa
- the LOC552431 gene encoding uncharacterized protein LOC552431 isoform X2: MDNNPIMKMSKGCWKFDEDDRALYIDIEENTEEEKENKIYSCWDQTPDILLEEIFSYLTIRERYYASLVCRSWYRAFKLPKVWSTFTLEDTTLTRGKFNYHSGWQYVLDHMRTSTCLNKVGRNFRSLVFEPMLNFYNLYEFMNMISWYTEKQGSDNTSVAGVGTYIRRLKFTFPCNMANRDDPDSIRIFGTGGKLLEALKRLMRNLHNLKCLELIDLMLDSKEALHLMDDICANCTQTLSKLVLINTTRYHCPLLHVGVFINLNVLVISPQNLHEDVIDLIGYTKLQHLHIVQNCYSPKDATVRLPSRKSWIKMKRNNPHIKVHFEVESHKSTDVLLPIDLLEHGNIPCHSIVLDIPNTQISSSTILNHGTFFESTIKVYAFKGLSRYFVPRNFSQRLDEALVQFCKMCPNLHTLLLWIYLCTYVVWQYITDLSIVHKTRDLNSDQ, from the exons ATGGATAATAATCCCATAATGAAAATGAGCAAAGGCTGTTGGAAATTTGATGAAGATGATCGAG caTTATATATAGACATTGAAGAAAATactgaagaagagaaagaaaataaaatatatagctgTTGGGATCAAACACCTGATATacttttagaagaaattttttcttatttaactaTTCGTGAAAGATATTATGCATCTTTGGTATGTAGGTCATGGTATCGTGCTTTTAAATTGCCAAAAGTATGGTCTACATTTACATTAGAAGATACCACTCTTACTAGaggcaaatttaattatcatagtGGTTGGCAATATGTTTTGGATCATATGAGAACTTCCACATGTTTGAATAAAgttggaagaaattttagatCTCTTGTTTTTGAACCaatgttgaatttttataatctttatgaatttatgaatatgataTCATGGTACACTGAAAAACAAGGATCAGATAATACATCAGTGGCAGGAGTTGGTACTTATATTCGACGacttaaatttacatttcctTGTAATATGGCAAACAGAGATGATCCTGATAGTATTAGAATTTTTGGTACTggtggaaaattattagaagcATTGAAAAGATTGATGcgtaatttacataatttgaaaTGCTTAGAGTTGATAGATCTCATGTTAGATAGTAAAGAAGCTTTACATTTAATGGATGATATCTGTGCAAATTGTACTCAGACATTATCAAAAttggttttaattaatactacaAGATATCATTGCCCTCTTTTACATGTAggagtatttattaatttaaat GTATTAGTTATTAGTCCTCAAAATCTTCATGAAGATGTAATAGATTTAATTGGATATACTAAATTGCAACATCTTCATATTGTTCAAAATTGCTATAGTCCAAAAGATGCTACAGTGAGATTG cCTTCAAGAAAATCTTGgataaagatgaaaagaaacaaTCCCCACATTAAAGTTCACTTTGAAGTGGAAAGTCATAAATCTACAGATGTACTTTTACCCATTGATTTATTAGAACATGGGAATATTCCATGTCACAGTATTGTTTTAGATATTCCAAATACACAG atttcatCTTCAACTATTCTTAATCATGGAACATTTTTTGAATCAACAATAAAGGTATATGCGTTTAAAGGTCTAAGCAGATATTTTGTGCccagaaatttttctcaaagattGGATGAAGCACTAGTACAATTTTGCAAAATGTGTCCAAACCTTCATACACTG CTTCTATGGATCtatttatgtacatatgttGTGTGGCAATATATCACTGATTTGTCAATAGTACATAAGACAAGAGATTTAAATTCAGATCAATGA
- the LOC552431 gene encoding uncharacterized protein LOC552431 isoform X1: MDNNPIMKMSKGCWKFDEDDRALYIDIEENTEEEKENKIYSCWDQTPDILLEEIFSYLTIRERYYASLVCRSWYRAFKLPKVWSTFTLEDTTLTRGKFNYHSGWQYVLDHMRTSTCLNKVGRNFRSLVFEPMLNFYNLYEFMNMISWYTEKQGSDNTSVAGVGTYIRRLKFTFPCNMANRDDPDSIRIFGTGGKLLEALKRLMRNLHNLKCLELIDLMLDSKEALHLMDDICANCTQTLSKLVLINTTRYHCPLLHVGVFINLNVLVISPQNLHEDVIDLIGYTKLQHLHIVQNCYSPKDATVRLPSRKSWIKMKRNNPHIKVHFEVESHKSTDVLLPIDLLEHGNIPCHSIVLDIPNTQISSSTILNHGTFFESTIKVYAFKGLSRYFVPRNFSQRLDEALVQFCKMCPNLHTLMIRDKISTATILEIVSTAKNLRCLYVRRYSILKKCDGDWLKIMNWSPEHYQWIQKNSRSYENTEKEVSRILNYRWHMLSEREFADQMVKLHL; the protein is encoded by the exons ATGGATAATAATCCCATAATGAAAATGAGCAAAGGCTGTTGGAAATTTGATGAAGATGATCGAG caTTATATATAGACATTGAAGAAAATactgaagaagagaaagaaaataaaatatatagctgTTGGGATCAAACACCTGATATacttttagaagaaattttttcttatttaactaTTCGTGAAAGATATTATGCATCTTTGGTATGTAGGTCATGGTATCGTGCTTTTAAATTGCCAAAAGTATGGTCTACATTTACATTAGAAGATACCACTCTTACTAGaggcaaatttaattatcatagtGGTTGGCAATATGTTTTGGATCATATGAGAACTTCCACATGTTTGAATAAAgttggaagaaattttagatCTCTTGTTTTTGAACCaatgttgaatttttataatctttatgaatttatgaatatgataTCATGGTACACTGAAAAACAAGGATCAGATAATACATCAGTGGCAGGAGTTGGTACTTATATTCGACGacttaaatttacatttcctTGTAATATGGCAAACAGAGATGATCCTGATAGTATTAGAATTTTTGGTACTggtggaaaattattagaagcATTGAAAAGATTGATGcgtaatttacataatttgaaaTGCTTAGAGTTGATAGATCTCATGTTAGATAGTAAAGAAGCTTTACATTTAATGGATGATATCTGTGCAAATTGTACTCAGACATTATCAAAAttggttttaattaatactacaAGATATCATTGCCCTCTTTTACATGTAggagtatttattaatttaaat GTATTAGTTATTAGTCCTCAAAATCTTCATGAAGATGTAATAGATTTAATTGGATATACTAAATTGCAACATCTTCATATTGTTCAAAATTGCTATAGTCCAAAAGATGCTACAGTGAGATTG cCTTCAAGAAAATCTTGgataaagatgaaaagaaacaaTCCCCACATTAAAGTTCACTTTGAAGTGGAAAGTCATAAATCTACAGATGTACTTTTACCCATTGATTTATTAGAACATGGGAATATTCCATGTCACAGTATTGTTTTAGATATTCCAAATACACAG atttcatCTTCAACTATTCTTAATCATGGAACATTTTTTGAATCAACAATAAAGGTATATGCGTTTAAAGGTCTAAGCAGATATTTTGTGCccagaaatttttctcaaagattGGATGAAGCACTAGTACAATTTTGCAAAATGTGTCCAAACCTTCATACACTG ATgattcgagataaaatttcaacggCCACCATTTTAGAAATTGTATCTACAGCAAAGAATTTACGTTGTTTATATGTCAgaagatattcaattttaaaaaaatgtgatggggattggttaaaaattatgaactgGTCACCTGAACATTATCAATGGATTCAAAAAAATAGCCGTAGTTATGaaaatacagaaaaagaaGTATCTAGAATATTGAACTATAGATGGCACATGTTGAGTGAAAGAGAATTTGCTGATCAAATGgtgaaattacatttataa